In Streptomyces canus, one DNA window encodes the following:
- a CDS encoding DUF3180 domain-containing protein, whose product MRELRIRLLAGVFAVAGILSWAGARLWNSVGTLPSVPLAAPIVLALIAVVLMATALSIRARLKAQRERVPEAKGVDPLMAARAVVFGQASALVAALVSGMYGGTGVFLLESLDIPARRDQAIYAGFSVLAGIAVIAAAIFLERVCKLPEDDDRNTGAASTA is encoded by the coding sequence GTGAGAGAGCTGCGCATCAGGTTGCTGGCCGGCGTCTTCGCCGTGGCCGGGATCCTGTCCTGGGCGGGCGCCCGCCTGTGGAACTCGGTCGGGACCCTGCCCAGCGTCCCGCTGGCCGCCCCCATCGTTCTCGCCCTGATCGCCGTGGTCCTCATGGCCACGGCGCTCTCCATCCGCGCCCGTCTGAAGGCCCAGCGCGAGCGCGTCCCCGAGGCGAAGGGCGTCGACCCGCTGATGGCCGCCCGCGCGGTCGTCTTCGGACAGGCCAGCGCCCTGGTCGCCGCCCTCGTCTCCGGAATGTACGGCGGCACCGGCGTCTTCCTCCTGGAATCCCTCGACATCCCCGCCCGCCGGGACCAGGCCATCTACGCGGGCTTCTCGGTCCTGGCAGGGATCGCGGTGATAGCGGCGGCCATCTTCCTGGAGCGTGTGTGCAAGCTTCCGGAGGACGACGACCGGAACACGGGCGCCGCGTCGACGGCGTGA
- the folE gene encoding GTP cyclohydrolase I FolE, with the protein MTDPVTLDGEGSIGDFDEKRAENAIRELLIAVGEDPDREGLRETPARVARSYKEIFAGLWQKPEDVLTTTFDLGHDEMVLVKDIEVYSTCEHHLVPFRGVAHVGYIPATTGKITGLSKLARLVDVYARRPQVQERLTTQIADSLMEILEPRGVIVVVECEHMCMSMRGIRKPGAKTLTSAVRGQLRDAATRNEAMSLIMAR; encoded by the coding sequence ATGACCGACCCCGTGACGCTGGACGGCGAGGGCTCCATCGGCGATTTCGACGAGAAGCGCGCCGAGAACGCCATCCGCGAGCTGCTGATCGCGGTCGGTGAGGACCCGGACCGAGAGGGCCTGCGGGAGACTCCGGCGCGGGTGGCCCGGTCGTACAAGGAGATATTCGCGGGGTTGTGGCAGAAGCCCGAGGACGTGCTGACCACGACGTTCGACCTGGGGCACGACGAGATGGTGCTCGTGAAGGACATCGAGGTGTACTCGACCTGCGAGCATCACCTGGTGCCGTTCCGGGGCGTCGCCCATGTCGGATACATCCCGGCCACCACGGGCAAGATCACGGGGTTGTCGAAGCTGGCCCGGCTCGTGGACGTCTATGCGCGCCGGCCGCAGGTGCAGGAACGACTCACCACGCAGATAGCGGATTCCCTGATGGAGATCCTGGAGCCGCGTGGCGTGATCGTCGTCGTGGAGTGCGAGCACATGTGCATGTCGATGCGGGGCATCCGCAAGCCCGGTGCGAAGACGCTCACGTCGGCCGTGCGCGGTCAGCTGCGGGACGCGGCGACGCGCAACGAGGCGATGAGCCTCATCATGGCGCGCTGA
- the ftsH gene encoding ATP-dependent zinc metalloprotease FtsH — MDVKRYFRGPVMWIVLAVLAVVVLMQVVGSSGGYKTVDTGQVVQAINDNKVESAKLTTGDENTIKVQLKDGEKVEGSSKIQASYIGDQGVTIANTLQTKYQDKQIPDGYTVSPTKQNAFVGILLSLLPFVLIVVVFLFLMNQMQGGGSRVMNFGKSKAKLITKDTPKTTFSDVAGSDEAVEELQEIKEFLQEPAKFQAVGAKIPKGVLLYGPPGTGKTLLARAVAGEAGVPFYSISGSDFVEMFVGVGASRVRDLFEQAKANAPAIVFVDEIDAVGRHRGAGLGGGHDEREQTLNQLLVEMDGFDVKGGVILIAATNRPDILDPALLRPGRFDRQIAVDRPDMQGRLEILKVHQKGKPVAPDVDLSAVARRTPGFTGADLSNVLNEAALLTARSDKKLIDNHSLDEAIDRVVAGPQKRTRIMSDKEKKITAYHEGGHALVAAASPNSDPVHKITILSRGRALGYTMVLPDEDKYSTTRNEMLDQLAYMLGGRAAEELVFHDPTTGAANDIEKATATARAMVTQYGMTERLGAIKFGGDNTEPFLGREMSHPRDYSEEVAALVDEEVKKLIETAHNEAWEILVENRDVLDALVLQLLEKETLNKEQIAEVFAPIVKRPPRPAWTGSSRRTPSTRPPVLSPRELALTNGANGAAPAITTAKATSSEPVTDAVPEERPES, encoded by the coding sequence ATGGACGTGAAGCGATACTTCCGTGGGCCGGTCATGTGGATCGTGCTGGCCGTCCTTGCCGTGGTCGTGTTGATGCAGGTCGTCGGCTCGTCCGGCGGCTACAAGACGGTGGACACCGGCCAGGTCGTCCAGGCGATCAATGACAACAAGGTCGAATCAGCCAAGCTCACCACCGGCGACGAGAACACCATCAAGGTGCAGCTCAAGGACGGCGAAAAGGTCGAGGGCAGCTCGAAGATCCAGGCGAGCTACATCGGCGACCAGGGCGTGACCATCGCCAACACGCTGCAGACCAAGTACCAGGACAAGCAGATCCCCGACGGGTACACCGTCTCGCCGACGAAGCAGAACGCCTTCGTCGGGATCCTGCTCTCCCTGCTCCCCTTCGTCCTCATCGTGGTCGTCTTCCTGTTCCTGATGAATCAGATGCAGGGCGGCGGCTCCCGGGTCATGAACTTCGGGAAGTCCAAGGCGAAGCTCATCACCAAGGACACCCCGAAGACGACGTTCTCGGACGTCGCGGGCTCGGACGAGGCGGTCGAGGAGCTCCAGGAGATCAAGGAGTTCCTCCAGGAACCGGCGAAGTTCCAGGCGGTCGGGGCCAAGATCCCCAAGGGCGTACTGCTGTACGGCCCTCCCGGCACCGGCAAGACCCTGCTCGCGCGCGCCGTCGCGGGCGAGGCCGGTGTCCCCTTCTACTCGATCTCGGGTTCCGACTTCGTCGAGATGTTCGTCGGTGTCGGTGCCTCCCGAGTGCGTGACCTCTTCGAGCAGGCCAAGGCGAACGCCCCGGCGATCGTCTTCGTCGACGAGATCGACGCGGTCGGCCGCCATCGCGGCGCCGGCCTCGGCGGCGGTCACGACGAGCGCGAGCAGACGCTGAACCAGCTGCTCGTCGAGATGGACGGCTTCGACGTCAAGGGCGGTGTGATTCTCATCGCCGCGACGAACCGGCCCGACATCCTCGACCCGGCCCTCCTGCGCCCCGGCCGCTTCGACCGCCAGATCGCGGTCGACCGCCCGGACATGCAGGGCCGTCTGGAGATCCTCAAGGTCCACCAGAAGGGCAAGCCGGTCGCTCCGGACGTCGACCTCTCGGCCGTCGCCCGCCGCACCCCGGGCTTCACCGGCGCGGACCTGTCGAACGTGCTGAACGAAGCGGCGCTCCTCACGGCGCGCAGCGACAAGAAGCTCATCGACAACCACTCGCTGGACGAGGCCATCGACCGTGTCGTGGCGGGCCCGCAGAAGCGGACCCGGATCATGTCGGACAAGGAAAAGAAGATCACCGCGTACCACGAGGGCGGACACGCCCTGGTCGCGGCGGCTTCCCCGAACTCCGACCCGGTCCACAAGATCACGATCCTCTCGAGAGGCCGTGCTCTGGGCTACACCATGGTCCTGCCGGACGAGGACAAGTACTCGACCACGCGCAACGAGATGCTGGACCAGCTGGCCTACATGCTGGGCGGCCGCGCGGCCGAGGAACTCGTCTTCCACGACCCGACCACCGGTGCTGCGAACGACATCGAGAAGGCCACCGCAACGGCCCGCGCGATGGTCACGCAGTACGGCATGACCGAGCGTCTCGGAGCCATCAAGTTCGGTGGCGACAACACCGAGCCGTTCCTCGGTCGTGAGATGTCGCACCCGCGTGACTACTCGGAAGAGGTCGCCGCGCTGGTCGACGAAGAGGTCAAGAAGCTCATCGAGACGGCGCACAACGAGGCCTGGGAGATCCTGGTCGAGAACCGCGACGTCCTCGACGCGCTGGTGCTTCAGCTGCTGGAGAAGGAGACGCTGAACAAGGAGCAGATCGCCGAGGTCTTCGCTCCCATCGTCAAGCGTCCCCCGCGGCCGGCCTGGACCGGCTCCTCCCGCCGCACGCCGTCCACCCGTCCGCCGGTGCTCTCCCCGAGGGAGCTCGCACTGACGAACGGCGCCAACGGCGCGGCCCCGGCGATCACCACCGCCAAGGCCACCTCGTCGGAGCCGGTCACGGACGCGGTTCCCGAGGAGCGTCCCGAGAGCTGA
- the hpt gene encoding hypoxanthine phosphoribosyltransferase, with product MGADLKEVLITKEEIDAKLVELAAKIDAEYAGKDLLIVGVLKGAVMVMADLARALSTPVTMDWMAVSSYGAGTQSSGVVRILKDLDTDIKGKHVLIVEDIIDSGLTLSWLLSNLGSREPESLKVCTLLRKPDAAKVAIDVEWVGFDIPNEFVVGYGLDYAEKYRNLPFVGTLAPHVYGG from the coding sequence ATGGGTGCCGACCTCAAAGAGGTACTCATCACCAAGGAAGAGATCGACGCGAAGCTCGTGGAGCTCGCCGCGAAGATCGACGCGGAGTACGCGGGCAAGGACCTGCTGATCGTCGGCGTCCTCAAGGGCGCGGTGATGGTCATGGCCGACCTCGCGCGGGCGCTGTCCACCCCTGTCACCATGGACTGGATGGCCGTGTCGTCGTACGGCGCGGGCACCCAGTCCTCCGGCGTGGTGCGGATCCTCAAGGACCTCGACACCGACATCAAGGGCAAGCACGTCCTGATCGTCGAGGACATCATCGACTCCGGCCTGACGCTGTCCTGGCTGCTGTCCAACCTGGGCTCCCGCGAGCCGGAGTCGCTCAAGGTGTGCACCCTGCTGCGCAAGCCGGACGCCGCCAAGGTCGCCATCGACGTCGAGTGGGTCGGCTTCGACATCCCCAACGAGTTCGTCGTCGGCTACGGTCTCGACTACGCCGAGAAGTACCGCAACCTCCCGTTCGTCGGTACGCTCGCGCCCCACGTCTACGGCGGCTGA
- the tilS gene encoding tRNA lysidine(34) synthetase TilS: MGPHPAVAAIRLAVRRVLHDIINDHHASADRPAPGEQSPHERPPSPLVLVACSGGADSMALASALAFEAPKLGIRAGGVTVDHGLQPGSDLRAEEVALRLRELGLDPVESTAVTVGREGGPEAAARDARYAALDAAAERHGAAAVLLGHTRDDQAETVLLGLARGSGTRSLSGMAAVSGADGRYRRPFLELDRQIARKACMVQSLPVWDDPHNTDPAYTRSRLRHEGLPALEKALGKGVVEALARTAQLSRDDADALDAWARRAEASVRDAAGLLECAKLYALPPAVRRRILRQAAIEAGAPAGSLFARHIEEVDRLITGWRGQGAINLPGKVVAQRQGGRLVIRQG, from the coding sequence ATGGGTCCCCATCCTGCGGTCGCGGCGATACGCCTGGCGGTCCGCCGCGTCCTCCACGACATCATCAACGACCATCACGCCTCCGCTGACCGTCCCGCTCCTGGCGAGCAGAGCCCCCACGAGCGCCCGCCGTCGCCGCTCGTACTCGTGGCCTGCTCCGGCGGTGCCGACTCCATGGCCCTCGCCTCCGCCCTCGCCTTCGAGGCTCCCAAGCTCGGCATCCGCGCCGGCGGCGTCACCGTCGACCACGGCCTCCAGCCCGGCTCCGACCTGCGCGCCGAGGAAGTCGCCCTCAGGCTGCGCGAACTCGGCCTGGATCCCGTCGAGTCCACCGCCGTGACCGTCGGCCGCGAAGGCGGTCCCGAGGCCGCCGCGCGCGACGCCCGCTACGCCGCCCTCGACGCCGCGGCCGAACGCCACGGCGCCGCCGCCGTCCTGCTCGGCCACACCCGCGACGACCAGGCCGAAACCGTCCTGCTCGGCCTCGCCCGCGGCTCCGGCACCCGCTCCCTGTCCGGCATGGCCGCGGTCTCGGGGGCCGACGGCCGTTATCGCCGGCCCTTCCTCGAACTCGACCGGCAGATCGCCCGCAAGGCCTGCATGGTCCAGTCCCTGCCCGTCTGGGACGACCCGCACAACACCGACCCCGCCTACACGCGCTCCCGGCTGCGCCACGAAGGCCTGCCCGCCCTGGAGAAGGCGCTCGGCAAAGGAGTCGTCGAGGCCCTCGCCCGTACGGCCCAGCTCTCCCGCGACGACGCCGACGCCCTCGACGCCTGGGCCCGCCGGGCCGAAGCCTCCGTACGCGACGCCGCGGGCCTCCTGGAGTGCGCCAAGCTCTACGCCCTGCCGCCCGCCGTGCGCCGCCGCATCCTGCGCCAGGCGGCCATCGAGGCAGGCGCCCCGGCCGGTTCCCTCTTCGCCCGTCACATCGAGGAAGTCGACCGTCTGATCACCGGCTGGCGCGGCCAGGGAGCCATCAATCTCCCGGGCAAGGTCGTCGCCCAGCGGCAGGGTGGCAGACTGGTGATTCGGCAAGGCTGA
- a CDS encoding zinc-dependent metalloprotease, which translates to MTSIGGAEMVDWNLAVATATRLVRPGPDVSRDEARAVVAELRRHAKASEEHVRGFTRMGTDGVHDTPVLVVDRPGWVRANVAGFREILKPLLEKMQERRGNTPGGAVLGAVGGKVTGVELGMLLSFLSSRVLGQYETFAPATRELPAGENGGGRLLLVAPNIVHVERELDVQPHDFRLWVCLHEETHRTQFTGVPWLRDHLEGEIQSFLAETEVDPMTVLERIREAAQSLAGGRPEGEEDDGGRSLVEIVQTPAQREILGRLTAVMSLLEGHADFVMDGVGPAVVPSVAEIREKFQQRRAKGASRLDMALRKLLGLDAKLRQYRDGERFVRAVVDQVGMDGFNRVWTSPNTLPTKTEIAKPADWVARVHRKAES; encoded by the coding sequence ATGACGAGCATCGGTGGTGCCGAGATGGTCGACTGGAATCTCGCGGTGGCGACCGCGACCCGGCTCGTGCGGCCGGGCCCCGACGTGAGCCGCGACGAGGCCCGGGCCGTCGTAGCGGAACTGCGCCGGCACGCCAAGGCCTCGGAGGAACACGTCCGCGGCTTCACCCGGATGGGGACGGACGGCGTCCACGACACTCCCGTACTCGTCGTCGACCGCCCCGGCTGGGTCCGGGCGAACGTCGCCGGGTTCAGGGAAATCCTCAAACCGCTCCTGGAGAAGATGCAGGAACGGCGCGGCAACACCCCCGGCGGCGCGGTCCTCGGGGCCGTCGGCGGCAAGGTGACGGGCGTCGAGCTCGGGATGCTGCTGTCGTTCCTGTCCTCCCGCGTCCTCGGTCAGTACGAGACCTTCGCCCCGGCCACCCGCGAACTCCCGGCGGGGGAGAACGGCGGCGGCCGACTCCTCCTGGTCGCCCCGAACATCGTCCACGTGGAGCGCGAACTCGACGTCCAGCCCCACGACTTCCGCCTCTGGGTGTGTCTGCACGAGGAGACGCACCGCACGCAGTTCACGGGTGTGCCCTGGCTGCGTGACCATCTGGAGGGCGAAATCCAGTCGTTCCTCGCGGAGACCGAGGTCGATCCCATGACCGTCCTGGAGCGCATCCGGGAGGCCGCCCAGTCGCTGGCCGGCGGGCGTCCCGAGGGCGAGGAGGACGACGGCGGACGCTCCCTCGTGGAGATCGTGCAGACGCCGGCCCAGCGGGAGATCCTCGGCCGCCTCACCGCCGTGATGTCCCTCCTGGAAGGCCACGCCGACTTCGTCATGGACGGCGTGGGTCCGGCCGTCGTGCCGAGCGTCGCCGAGATCCGCGAGAAGTTCCAGCAGCGGCGGGCCAAGGGCGCCTCCCGTCTGGACATGGCCCTGCGCAAGCTGCTCGGCCTGGACGCCAAACTCCGGCAGTACCGCGACGGCGAACGCTTCGTGCGGGCCGTCGTCGACCAGGTCGGCATGGACGGCTTCAACCGCGTGTGGACCTCGCCCAACACGCTCCCCACCAAGACGGAGATCGCCAAACCGGCGGACTGGGTCGCGCGGGTGCACCGCAAGGCCGAGTCGTGA
- the dacB gene encoding D-alanyl-D-alanine carboxypeptidase/D-alanyl-D-alanine endopeptidase: MVVPELRPWRAARPHATRVANAVRPRLARAAGAVRPGLTRVTGAVQPYLARTVAAVKPQVTRLARIPRPEAVKTWQYTAGAAGAGLALAATVATAAGPWDSSGQRTAERDRAVALERTGGTDHGDDSGTTAAGPRPAPSAPSVLTALGGGANTVKSAPTGQALAAVLGPLLGNTALGTRHTAAVVDVATGKRLYGAGAGTALTPASTTKIATAVAALSALGADHRLITRAALEADTKELVLVGGGDPTLTARADAEGWASLRELAEETATALKKRDITTVTLSYDKTLYAGSEIHPIGVNDNLAPVSALMVDEARTDNTASGPAPRTTDPAADATRTFARFLSDNGIRTTSPGPSKATGRAENLAEVLSPPLSALVERMLTNSDNDIAEALARQTAVADRQRADFAGGGKAIRAQLKKLGLPLSGADFHDGSGLDRADRLTADLLTSLLVKAGDPDHPDLRPALTGLPVAGFTGTLTSRYTDGAAGVVRAKTGTLTGVNTLAGTVVDQDGRLLAFAFLTSDTTDPGAAQSALDRTASALAACGCG; the protein is encoded by the coding sequence TTGGTCGTGCCTGAACTGAGGCCTTGGCGGGCCGCGAGACCGCATGCGACGCGGGTCGCGAACGCCGTACGACCGCGTCTGGCACGCGCCGCGGGCGCCGTACGTCCAGGACTGACCCGGGTCACGGGCGCCGTGCAGCCGTATCTCGCACGGACCGTCGCCGCCGTAAAACCGCAGGTCACACGGCTTGCACGGATTCCTCGCCCGGAGGCCGTCAAGACCTGGCAGTACACCGCGGGCGCCGCCGGCGCCGGTCTGGCGCTGGCCGCCACCGTGGCGACCGCCGCCGGTCCGTGGGACTCCTCGGGTCAGCGTACGGCCGAGCGGGACCGGGCGGTCGCCCTCGAGCGGACGGGTGGCACAGATCACGGAGATGATTCCGGTACGACGGCCGCCGGGCCGCGTCCCGCTCCGAGCGCCCCGTCCGTGCTCACCGCACTGGGCGGCGGGGCCAACACGGTGAAGTCCGCCCCGACCGGCCAAGCGCTCGCCGCTGTCCTCGGCCCGCTCCTCGGCAACACCGCGCTCGGCACGCGCCACACGGCGGCCGTCGTGGACGTCGCCACCGGCAAGCGGCTCTACGGCGCGGGCGCCGGCACGGCACTGACCCCCGCCTCCACCACGAAGATCGCCACCGCCGTCGCCGCCCTGTCCGCCCTCGGCGCGGACCACCGCCTCATCACGCGCGCGGCCCTGGAAGCCGACACCAAGGAGCTGGTCCTCGTCGGCGGCGGCGACCCCACGCTCACCGCCCGCGCGGACGCCGAGGGCTGGGCGAGCCTGCGCGAACTGGCCGAGGAGACCGCCACGGCCCTGAAGAAGCGGGACATCACGACGGTCACGCTGTCCTACGACAAGACCCTCTACGCGGGCTCCGAGATCCACCCGATCGGGGTCAACGACAACCTCGCCCCCGTCAGCGCCCTGATGGTGGACGAGGCCCGCACCGACAACACGGCCAGTGGACCGGCGCCGCGTACGACGGACCCGGCGGCGGACGCGACCCGCACGTTCGCCCGGTTCCTGTCGGACAACGGCATCAGGACGACCTCACCCGGACCCTCCAAGGCGACCGGCCGCGCCGAGAACCTCGCCGAGGTCCTCTCGCCGCCCCTGTCCGCCCTGGTCGAACGCATGCTGACCAACAGCGACAACGACATCGCCGAGGCCCTCGCCCGCCAGACGGCCGTGGCGGACAGGCAGCGCGCCGACTTCGCGGGCGGCGGCAAGGCGATCCGTGCCCAGCTGAAGAAGCTCGGACTCCCGCTCTCCGGCGCCGACTTCCACGACGGCAGCGGACTCGACCGCGCCGACCGGCTCACCGCGGACCTGCTGACGTCCCTGCTGGTGAAGGCGGGCGACCCGGACCACCCCGACCTGAGACCCGCCCTCACCGGCCTCCCGGTGGCCGGCTTCACCGGCACCCTGACCAGCCGTTACACGGACGGCGCGGCAGGTGTCGTACGGGCGAAGACGGGCACCCTGACCGGGGTGAACACCCTGGCCGGGACGGTCGTGGACCAGGACGGCCGACTGCTGGCCTTCGCGTTCCTGACCTCGGACACGACGGATCCGGGAGCGGCGCAGAGCGCGCTGGATCGCACCGCTTCGGCGCTGGCGGCCTGCGGCTGTGGCTGA
- a CDS encoding inorganic diphosphatase — MEFDVTIEIPKGSRNKYEVDHETGRIRLDRRLFTSTAYPTDYGFVENTLGEDGDPLDALVILDEPTFPGCLIKCRAIGMFRMTDEAGGDDKLLCVPATDPRQEHLRDIHHVSEFDRLEIQHFFEVYKDLEPGKSVEGADWVGRVDAEAEIERSYKRFKDQGGH, encoded by the coding sequence GTGGAGTTCGACGTCACGATCGAGATCCCGAAGGGTTCGCGGAACAAGTACGAGGTGGACCACGAGACCGGTCGGATCCGCCTGGACCGTCGACTCTTCACCTCGACCGCCTACCCGACCGACTACGGCTTCGTCGAGAACACTCTCGGCGAGGACGGCGACCCGTTGGACGCGCTGGTCATTCTTGACGAGCCGACGTTCCCGGGCTGCCTCATCAAGTGCCGTGCGATCGGCATGTTCCGCATGACCGACGAGGCCGGCGGCGACGACAAGCTGCTGTGCGTCCCGGCGACGGACCCGCGCCAGGAGCACCTGCGCGACATCCACCACGTCTCCGAGTTCGACCGCCTGGAGATCCAGCACTTCTTCGAGGTCTACAAGGACCTGGAGCCCGGCAAGTCCGTCGAGGGCGCCGACTGGGTCGGCCGCGTCGACGCCGAGGCCGAGATCGAGCGGTCCTACAAGCGCTTCAAGGACCAGGGCGGCCACTGA